One Oligoflexia bacterium DNA window includes the following coding sequences:
- the purS gene encoding phosphoribosylformylglycinamidine synthase subunit PurS: MKFSVEIMPRPEALDPQGRAVQGSLQRLGFTVEDCRVGKVVIVDVKEENKTKALEQVHQMAEKILANPLIETFEVKAL; this comes from the coding sequence ATGAAATTTTCAGTAGAAATTATGCCAAGACCTGAAGCATTGGACCCCCAAGGGCGAGCTGTTCAGGGGAGTCTTCAAAGACTTGGTTTCACAGTTGAAGATTGTAGAGTTGGAAAAGTTGTTATCGTAGATGTGAAAGAAGAAAATAAAACAAAAGCACTTGAGCAGGTTCACCAGATGGCAGAAAAAATATTGGCGAACCCACTTATAGAAACATTTGAGGTAAAAGCTCTTTGA
- the purQ gene encoding phosphoribosylformylglycinamidine synthase subunit PurQ → MKPVGVLRFLGTNCDADVIAALDAVGIANKYIWWANRFEPSSYSAFVLPGGFSYGDYLRAGALAAHAPAMDDLRKAAEIGMPVLGICNGFQILCEAKLLDGALTKNISRQFQDEWVDLEQKSTQGFWNSKVRTHFRLPIAHSMGRWIAPADIVKRLEDNDQIWLKYAKNPNGSLHDIAGISNKAKNVAALMPHPERAMDDWMGSPDGKFLFDCLKAGGL, encoded by the coding sequence TTGAAGCCAGTAGGGGTGTTGAGATTTTTAGGAACAAATTGTGATGCCGATGTTATAGCGGCTCTTGATGCCGTGGGCATTGCAAATAAATATATATGGTGGGCCAATCGTTTTGAGCCGTCGAGCTACTCAGCATTTGTTTTACCGGGTGGCTTTAGTTACGGTGATTATTTGCGGGCAGGTGCTCTTGCCGCACATGCACCAGCGATGGACGATCTTAGAAAAGCCGCAGAAATTGGAATGCCTGTTCTTGGAATATGCAATGGTTTTCAAATTCTTTGTGAAGCAAAACTTCTTGATGGGGCATTAACAAAAAATATTTCAAGGCAGTTTCAAGACGAATGGGTAGATTTAGAACAAAAATCAACTCAAGGGTTTTGGAATTCAAAAGTCAGAACACATTTTAGACTTCCCATTGCACATTCTATGGGGCGCTGGATTGCTCCAGCGGATATCGTAAAACGACTCGAAGATAATGATCAAATTTGGCTTAAGTATGCAAAAAATCCTAATGGTTCACTTCATGACATTGCTGGTATTTCAAATAAGGCAAAAAATGTTGCTGCCCTGATGCCTCATCCCGAACGGGCAATGGATGATTGGATGGGAAGCCCTGATGGTAAATTTCTTTTTGATTGTTTAAAAGCAGGTGGCTTATGA
- the purL gene encoding phosphoribosylformylglycinamidine synthase subunit PurL, protein MTLHTLESKLKHYRLSKAEYDLMKQYIGHEPNIIEWALYSALWSEHCSYKSSKVFLRKLFTTHPRVVQGPGENAGVIDLGEGERVAFKMESHNHPSFIEPTQGAATGVGGILRDIFTMGARPIASMDYLCFGSVDNNHTPKLVQGVVKGIGGYGNCVGVPTVNGQTTFHPSYNNNNLVNAFSLGLFRPGEEIFYGKASGVGNLIVYVGARTGRDGVHGAAMASESFDSDIEKKKPNVQIGDPFFEKLLIEACLEVMKENLVVGIQDMGAAGLTSSTFEMASRANSGLKMDLKRVPLREPDISPEEILLSESQERMVLIVEPLKLRKVEAIFKRWDLACSVIGEITSGEKVELFWGEECLASVDHKPLVDKAPVYERPYELPTLPITTKITAGEPENLEQTLVRFISRPEMASREWITKQYDQRVGAKTMSACEDGVALIRLPDSKRVLGMATGCRPLLMAWHPEVGAQDAIALPVLQMAARGVKALAVTDCLNFGNPEKPKIMGEFVSALSGLDKACRAFDTPIISGNVSLYNETLGVNIVGTPSTGIVGIRRDLSGPKSVLPEAGLDLFLIRTKDESLWLGEYASLIENTKPQGEARINLDALTSLQQVFLDSSGIAVSSQVVGRGGLIMALYKLCRDGIGIAIDYFERDRSIVEFLFAERFYAGVFAVRPEDSVRLIDTCRHLENFVDIKKIGKSQNDELRVNHYLNVRVESLNKAYQKGLGGIVEKMA, encoded by the coding sequence ATGACATTACACACACTTGAATCAAAGCTTAAACACTATAGGCTCTCAAAAGCTGAATATGATTTAATGAAACAATATATCGGTCATGAACCCAACATTATAGAATGGGCTTTATATTCAGCTCTATGGAGCGAACATTGTTCTTATAAAAGTTCAAAAGTTTTTTTAAGAAAACTCTTCACAACACATCCACGAGTTGTTCAAGGCCCTGGTGAAAATGCAGGTGTTATTGATTTAGGTGAAGGCGAACGTGTTGCCTTTAAAATGGAAAGTCATAATCATCCAAGTTTTATTGAACCCACTCAGGGTGCTGCAACAGGTGTTGGCGGAATTTTACGGGATATTTTTACAATGGGTGCAAGGCCAATTGCGTCTATGGATTACCTTTGTTTTGGGAGTGTCGATAATAATCATACTCCAAAACTTGTGCAAGGTGTGGTTAAGGGTATCGGTGGGTACGGTAATTGTGTTGGTGTACCTACAGTAAATGGGCAAACAACGTTTCATCCAAGTTATAATAATAATAATTTAGTAAACGCTTTTAGCTTAGGTTTATTTCGACCAGGTGAAGAAATATTTTATGGAAAAGCCAGCGGTGTTGGAAATCTCATCGTCTATGTTGGTGCTCGCACGGGGCGTGACGGTGTGCATGGCGCAGCCATGGCAAGTGAGAGTTTTGATTCTGATATAGAAAAGAAAAAACCAAATGTTCAAATAGGTGATCCATTTTTTGAAAAACTTCTAATCGAAGCTTGTCTTGAAGTGATGAAAGAAAATCTTGTGGTGGGCATTCAAGATATGGGTGCTGCAGGACTTACAAGTTCTACATTTGAAATGGCTTCTCGCGCAAATAGTGGTTTAAAAATGGATCTTAAAAGAGTTCCATTAAGGGAGCCCGATATATCACCTGAAGAAATATTATTAAGCGAAAGCCAAGAGCGCATGGTTTTAATTGTTGAGCCCTTAAAACTTCGAAAAGTTGAAGCCATCTTTAAGCGTTGGGATCTCGCTTGTAGCGTGATCGGTGAAATTACCTCAGGAGAAAAAGTTGAACTTTTTTGGGGTGAAGAATGTCTCGCCAGTGTTGATCATAAACCACTTGTAGATAAAGCCCCTGTTTATGAAAGACCCTATGAGTTGCCCACTTTGCCCATAACAACGAAGATCACAGCCGGTGAGCCTGAAAATTTAGAACAAACATTAGTAAGATTTATTTCTCGTCCTGAAATGGCTTCACGTGAATGGATCACAAAACAATACGATCAACGTGTGGGTGCTAAAACCATGAGTGCTTGCGAAGATGGGGTTGCATTAATAAGGCTTCCTGATTCAAAGCGAGTATTAGGGATGGCCACAGGGTGTCGCCCGTTATTGATGGCCTGGCATCCTGAAGTCGGTGCACAAGATGCAATTGCACTGCCTGTTTTACAAATGGCGGCTCGAGGTGTCAAAGCACTTGCTGTTACTGATTGTCTAAATTTTGGAAATCCTGAAAAACCAAAAATCATGGGTGAGTTTGTTTCAGCTTTGTCCGGGTTAGATAAAGCTTGTCGTGCTTTTGACACGCCCATCATTAGTGGCAATGTCAGTCTTTATAATGAAACCTTAGGTGTGAATATCGTAGGAACTCCTTCAACTGGAATTGTGGGAATAAGGCGCGATCTTTCGGGTCCAAAAAGTGTATTGCCTGAAGCGGGGCTAGATTTATTTCTTATTCGCACAAAAGATGAAAGTTTGTGGCTTGGTGAATACGCAAGCCTCATTGAAAATACAAAGCCACAAGGTGAGGCGCGCATAAATTTAGATGCACTTACTTCGCTTCAGCAAGTTTTTTTAGATAGCTCAGGCATTGCAGTGAGTTCACAAGTTGTTGGGCGTGGAGGACTCATCATGGCTCTTTATAAGCTGTGTCGCGATGGAATTGGTATTGCAATTGATTATTTTGAGCGTGATCGAAGTATTGTTGAATTTCTTTTTGCCGAGAGATTTTATGCCGGAGTTTTTGCGGTGCGGCCTGAAGATTCAGTGCGTCTTATCGATACATGTCGTCATTTAGAAAATTTTGTTGATATTAAAAAAATTGGAAAGTCCCAAAATGATGAATTACGTGTTAATCATTACTTAAACGTTCGAGTTGAATCTCTTAATAAGGCTTATCAAAAAGGTTTAGGGGGCATTGTTGAAAAAATGGCGTGA
- the purF gene encoding amidophosphoribosyltransferase produces MKKWREECGVFGIWNHPEASRITYLGLFALQHRGQESCGIVSLDKENHIHHKGLGLVADNFTEPELDRLSGRTAIGHVRYATTGDNLLTNAQPLTANLKDGFVAVAHNGNIVNAGKLREELKNDGAIFQGSNDTEVLIHLLARDKAVKFEDRVMNALKKLEGAYSLVILTSKQLFAVRDPMGFRPLSIGKLDGDMNGLSYSSWVVASETCAFDLIGAKFERDILPGEILIIENGGGKTHSLHLPEAPKKAQCIFEHVYFARPDSVVFGEGVYEARKNLGRYLAQECPIDADIVVPVPDSGVAAALGYAEESKIPFDMGIIRNHYVGRTFIEPRSHIRSFGVKIKLNPMAALLRGKRVIVIDDSIVRGTTSKKIISLVRNAGAKEIHLRIAAPPTTGPCYYGVDTPTKKELIAANQSVDEIRKFVGADTLGYLSVTGLLKAVRANSNTYCAACFDGKYPTPIYD; encoded by the coding sequence TTGAAAAAATGGCGTGAGGAATGCGGTGTCTTTGGCATCTGGAATCATCCCGAGGCTAGCCGTATCACTTACCTGGGTCTTTTTGCTCTTCAACATCGCGGCCAAGAATCATGTGGTATAGTCTCACTTGATAAAGAAAATCATATTCATCATAAAGGTCTTGGCTTAGTTGCAGATAATTTCACTGAACCCGAATTAGACAGACTCTCAGGAAGAACCGCCATCGGGCATGTTCGTTACGCTACCACCGGCGATAATCTTCTCACCAATGCTCAGCCACTCACGGCAAATTTGAAAGATGGTTTTGTTGCAGTCGCTCATAATGGGAACATTGTGAATGCAGGAAAACTTCGTGAAGAATTAAAAAATGATGGGGCGATTTTTCAAGGCAGTAACGATACGGAAGTCTTGATTCATCTCCTTGCTCGAGACAAAGCTGTAAAATTTGAAGACCGAGTAATGAATGCTCTTAAAAAATTAGAGGGGGCCTATAGTCTGGTTATTCTCACTTCAAAACAACTTTTTGCAGTACGGGACCCGATGGGTTTTAGACCCCTTTCAATCGGAAAACTCGATGGGGATATGAACGGGTTATCTTATAGTTCTTGGGTAGTTGCGAGCGAAACATGTGCTTTTGATTTAATCGGTGCAAAATTTGAGCGTGACATTTTGCCTGGTGAAATTCTTATTATTGAAAATGGCGGGGGTAAAACCCATAGTCTTCATTTGCCTGAAGCTCCTAAAAAAGCTCAATGTATATTTGAACACGTTTATTTTGCGCGTCCAGACAGTGTTGTTTTTGGTGAAGGAGTTTACGAAGCAAGAAAAAATCTTGGTAGATATCTTGCCCAAGAATGCCCCATTGATGCTGACATAGTTGTGCCTGTGCCAGATAGTGGAGTTGCCGCAGCATTAGGTTATGCAGAGGAAAGTAAAATCCCATTTGATATGGGCATAATTCGAAACCACTATGTGGGGCGTACTTTTATTGAACCGCGAAGTCATATTAGAAGTTTTGGTGTGAAAATTAAGCTTAATCCTATGGCTGCTTTACTTCGAGGAAAACGCGTTATTGTTATCGACGATAGTATTGTGCGAGGTACTACGTCTAAAAAAATTATAAGCCTTGTCAGAAATGCGGGCGCTAAAGAAATTCATTTACGAATTGCAGCACCTCCAACCACCGGGCCCTGCTATTACGGTGTAGATACGCCTACTAAAAAAGAATTAATAGCCGCTAATCAATCAGTTGATGAAATCAGAAAATTTGTAGGAGCTGACACCCTTGGTTATTTATCAGTAACGGGGCTACTTAAGGCGGTTCGAGCCAATTCTAATACATATTGCGCTGCTTGTTTTGATGGAAAATATCCAACGCCTATTTATGATTGA
- a CDS encoding LD-carboxypeptidase: MIKKPHILNKGDAVAIVALSSFFDREMFNKSLKVIKSMGLKPIFDKSVFNKDFIFAGSAKTRLNNLIKAMKNPKAKAIWCVRGGYGAYDIAQELALKKIKTSSKILIGYSDVSALHFYFNQKLKWPTLHGPLFTRLGKQEYRGLEKKVLEETLFNFNYRLKVNLGLKVLGAKKNVTGVLTGGNLSLIAGSIGTLWEIDTKNKILFIEEIAESGKKIDRLLAQLWHAGKFDHVKAVVFGDFTDCLDGRGQLWLESVKRRFSKASFPVLLGLKAGHDKINLTLPFGVKVKVSAVTRPCFEVIEGFARE; the protein is encoded by the coding sequence ATGATTAAAAAACCACATATTCTCAATAAGGGAGACGCAGTTGCTATTGTTGCGCTGAGTTCCTTTTTTGATCGGGAGATGTTTAATAAAAGTTTGAAAGTTATTAAAAGTATGGGTTTAAAACCTATTTTTGATAAATCAGTATTTAACAAAGATTTTATCTTTGCCGGTTCTGCCAAAACGAGATTAAATAATTTGATCAAGGCTATGAAGAACCCAAAAGCTAAGGCAATCTGGTGCGTGCGTGGCGGTTATGGGGCCTATGATATAGCCCAAGAACTTGCGCTTAAAAAAATCAAGACTTCATCTAAAATATTAATTGGTTATAGCGATGTGAGTGCACTTCATTTTTATTTCAACCAAAAATTAAAATGGCCAACACTTCACGGGCCATTATTTACTAGATTAGGAAAACAAGAGTACCGGGGTTTAGAGAAAAAAGTTTTAGAAGAAACACTTTTTAATTTTAATTACAGACTTAAAGTGAATTTGGGGCTTAAAGTTCTAGGAGCTAAAAAAAATGTCACTGGAGTATTAACGGGCGGGAATTTAAGTCTAATTGCAGGCTCAATCGGAACACTTTGGGAAATTGACACAAAAAATAAAATTTTATTTATCGAAGAGATCGCAGAGTCAGGTAAAAAAATAGACAGACTCTTAGCGCAGCTTTGGCACGCAGGAAAATTTGATCATGTGAAGGCCGTTGTATTTGGAGATTTCACTGACTGTCTCGATGGCAGAGGGCAACTTTGGCTTGAGTCAGTGAAAAGGCGATTTTCAAAAGCCTCGTTCCCTGTGTTATTGGGTCTAAAAGCAGGTCACGATAAAATAAATTTAACATTGCCATTTGGGGTGAAGGTTAAAGTTTCAGCTGTGACTAGACCTTGTTTTGAAGTTATCGAAGGTTTTGCACGTGAA